Below is a window of Desulfobulbaceae bacterium DNA.
CTCCGGGAAATCCCGCAGCAGTTGCGCTTTGTCGTAGATGCCCGCGATGACTTTGTGGGCAGCAGCAGGATTGTCGCCGGCAATGTAGTCATGAATATCTTTCAGCCATTGTTCTGCTTCCCTGGCCCACCTCAGCTTTGCCATGTTCGAATCCGGTGTGACATCTCTTCATCTGAAATGACCCGTCCGGATCGAGCATCGTCAAGCCCTCGTTCAATCATTCTTTCAAAGGCAAGTTCCCTGATGATTTCAAAGGATGTCCCGCAATCCACACCTATGATGGCAACCACAATCTCAACCTGATCACCGACCCGTTCGGCAAGCAGACGCAGAATACCTATGACGCCGAGTTCCGCCTGACCGATATCATCGATCCACTGACCACCAAAGCACAATCAAATGAATCGCCAATGACGGGCAAGGTTGGGTTTTTCCGTCTCCCCGCCTGAGCATCCAGGTTTTTCCGAGCGACATCGCGGGAAATTTCCAGGGTCTCGGTCACTGTCCGGCCCTGCGCCACCAATCCCGGAACATCCTCAGAGGTGGCGAGATAGGCGCCTTCCGACAGTTTCTCCACGTGGATATTGATAATTTGTTCCATGACCCTTTCTCCTATCCCGCCACATGTGGCGGAGTTTCTCCGTAGCGCTGCTTAGATTTATTTAGCACATAAGTACAATTTTTTTCAGCTTTTTAACACTGCTTTAATATAACCCTGGTAAAGTTCGCAGGGTTTATGGTGACGGGCGGGACGATAAAATGGCCTGTTGTTAAGATGGTTCTCTGTGGATAAGGAATGACAGGATGAAACAGGTTTTCTGGGTTAGCGAATGGACGTCAAAACGGGTGGTTTGTTGGCGCATGCTTTTGATCCTCTTCCTGTTGCTGGGACCGGGAGCACTCAAGGCAGCCTGGGGGCAAGGCCAAAGAATGTATTCTTTAAAAGTTCCGCATGGGATTACTGAGAATCTTAAGTCAGGGCGTGCAGCCGATATCATTGTACTCTTTGATGCGGAAGCGGTGGAAGATGAAGTCAGGGCCATGAGGCAGGCACGAGGTATAAAATTCGATGACAAAGTGATTTTGGACTATCGGGCCCAGCGTTACCGGCAGCGCAAGGAGCAGCTTTTTGCTACATTGCCCATGGCAGATATCGATACATTGGCAGAGTACCGACAGCTTCCTCTGACGGCCTTGCGGCTTCATTCCTTGCAAGCGCTTGAGGGGCTTTCGTCACATCCTCAAGTGTTAGCCGTTTACCCAGATGAAATCCTTACGCCCACTCTGAATCAAAGCCTGCCTTTGACTGGCCAGCCTGCGGCGGTCTCTGCCGGCATGGCGGGGAACGGAACAACCGCAGCGGTTATTGATACAGGGGTTGACTGGACCAATAACGCCTTTGGCGATTGCACTGCACCAGGAATACCGGCTGAAACCTGTAAAATCAAGGCGACTGTCGAGATGGCCCCTGACGACGGCATGCTTGACAGTACCGGGCACGGAACCAATGTTGCCGGCGTGGTAACGGGAGTTGCACCTGGAACCGGCATTGTTTCGTTTGATGTATTTGACCAAGAAGGTTTTAGTTCTTCGTCACTTGTTGCCCAGGCTATTGATTGCGCCATAACCAATAAAGATGTCTACAATATTATTGTCCTGAATCTCAGCATGGAAGGCGGTTCCAAATATACCGAACCATGTGAAAATGCCTTTGAGGTCGCCTTTTATTTGGCGTTGGAGGCCGGCATAATTCCGGTAAGCGCATCCGGCAATAGCGCTTACCAGAATCAAATTTTCAGTGATGGGCTGCCCAGTCCGGCCTGTACCCGAAAACTTGAAAGGATATTTCCCAGGGTCAAAGCCGCGACACCGCTGTCTCCGGCCGGGATAAGTGTTGGCGCCGTTTATGACAGTTCAGTTGGCTCCAGGGGGTGGGGAAGCTGTTTCGACTCCACCACGGTGGCTGACCAGATCGTCTGTTTTTCAAACAGCTCCTCCTATTTGACTTTGCTAGCCCCTGGGGCGGTCATCACCGCAGCAGGCAGCGCCATGAGCGGCACTTCCCAGGCCGCCCCCCATGTATCTGGTGCAATCGCTCTGCTGCGCCAGGATTATCCGACTGAAACGAATGAGACCATTGGTCAAATGCTCACAGGTAATGGCCTCGCCATTACCGATCCGCGCAATAGTGCGACAACCCCCCGGCTTGACTTGACTGTTTTTGGCCCACCACCGGAGCCCCCGTCTGTTCCGGTAATGGGGGGCGGGGGCCTTGCCGTGCTTATTTTGATGCTGCTTATCGGCTATTGGTTGCTGCCTGAAGACAGAAAACGAGAGTCGACGGTATGAGCCTATTCCTGAATG
It encodes the following:
- a CDS encoding RHS repeat protein, giving the protein MVKPSFNHSFKGKFPDDFKGCPAIHTYDGNHNLNLITDPFGKQTQNTYDAEFRLTDIIDPLTTKAQSNESPMTGKVGFFRLPA
- a CDS encoding DUF1902 domain-containing protein — translated: MEQIINIHVEKLSEGAYLATSEDVPGLVAQGRTVTETLEISRDVARKNLDAQAGRRKNPTLPVIGDSFDCALVVSGSMISVRRNSAS
- a CDS encoding S8 family serine peptidase, yielding MKQVFWVSEWTSKRVVCWRMLLILFLLLGPGALKAAWGQGQRMYSLKVPHGITENLKSGRAADIIVLFDAEAVEDEVRAMRQARGIKFDDKVILDYRAQRYRQRKEQLFATLPMADIDTLAEYRQLPLTALRLHSLQALEGLSSHPQVLAVYPDEILTPTLNQSLPLTGQPAAVSAGMAGNGTTAAVIDTGVDWTNNAFGDCTAPGIPAETCKIKATVEMAPDDGMLDSTGHGTNVAGVVTGVAPGTGIVSFDVFDQEGFSSSSLVAQAIDCAITNKDVYNIIVLNLSMEGGSKYTEPCENAFEVAFYLALEAGIIPVSASGNSAYQNQIFSDGLPSPACTRKLERIFPRVKAATPLSPAGISVGAVYDSSVGSRGWGSCFDSTTVADQIVCFSNSSSYLTLLAPGAVITAAGSAMSGTSQAAPHVSGAIALLRQDYPTETNETIGQMLTGNGLAITDPRNSATTPRLDLTVFGPPPEPPSVPVMGGGGLAVLILMLLIGYWLLPEDRKRESTV